Proteins encoded together in one Oncorhynchus mykiss isolate Arlee chromosome 7, USDA_OmykA_1.1, whole genome shotgun sequence window:
- the LOC118936281 gene encoding uncharacterized protein LOC118936281 isoform X3 codes for MAELEEAGLPQPMQENRDEEEPGNSMRTDGAEALQTHLAAEGFFWFLSAPLHQPRVLACEFSVDNCKGFLFLQAGHDIALPGLRTPAVTLLASLSFWLPFVTGVIVASPGDPHTLCMYCLVLSHAERAAEHSTGCLFCVVFSERLHLARLEAMREWVGQAWAQAPSGVVRQRAVSPSTGPSIPLGSVARATAGRAGTTLKGERMPWVRRLMASMATTAVPCWPVIGCSWGTKLALFTTVSGATRLTGHQKPPVWLHRPQRLERL; via the exons ATGGCGGAACTTGAGGAAGCAGGACTACCCCAACCAATGCAGGAGAACCGAGATGAAGAGGAGccgggcaattccatg AGAACCGATGGAGCTGAAGCCCTTCAAACACATCTCGCAGCTGAGGGGTTCTTCTGGTTCTTGAGTGCCCCTCTCCATCAGCCACGTGTGTTAGCTTGTGAATTCTCAGTTGATAATTGTAAAG GGTTCTTATTCCTCCAAGCGGGTCATGACATAGCTCTCCCAGGGCTTCGGACCCCTGCTGTGACATTGTTGGCTTCGCTGAGCTTTTGGCTCCCCTTTGTGACGGGTGTGATCGTGGCATCCCCTGGGGATCCGCATACCTTGTGTATGTACTGCCTGGTTTTGAGCCATGCAGAAAGGGCGGCGGAGCACTCTACTGGATGCCTGTTTTGTGTGGTGTTCTCAGAACGCCTGCACCTGGCGCGATTGGAGGCCATGCGCGAGTGGGTCGGCCAGGCTTGGGCCCAGGCTCCCTCAGGAGTGGTGCGGCAGCGAGCTGTTAGTCCCTCTACTGGGCCCAGTATCCCCCTAGGAAGCGTGGCCAGAGCCACTGCAGGCAGAGCTGGGACCACATTGAAAGGAGAGCGCATGCCCTGGGTCAGGAGGTTGATGGCTTCGATGGCGACAACAGCTGTTCCCTGTTGGCCAGTGATAGGCTGTTCCTGGGGGACGAAACTGGCACTGTTCACCACCGTGAGCGGTGCTACCAGGCTGACAGGCCATCAGAAGCCTCCAGTGTGGCTTCATCGCCCACAGCGGCTCGAGAGGCTATGA
- the LOC118936281 gene encoding oocyte zinc finger protein XlCOF6-like isoform X2: MTRRLLFFTLKAEEMDTPEDLQDDNLIERDHFHSSNNEQQDGHLAVRRNVILERTKFNQRQQEAGETADDFISALHCLSEHCGYGALLSEMIRDRLVAGLHDRRLSKQLQIDPELTLDKAVTRIRQTELVKNPQDLPEYTFKAVSSAANVESVLSHSKQQCPANVQCQSEKNQNSERPQQPQTTQENAEDPLDTNDTDGFSPGGEKPHYCAYCGRSFQKVRDLIRHQRTHTGEKPHNCSDCNRSFARLDNLKSHQKIHVKDKHNFHSTKCVESFVLLEKLEKHLLENTFKATSSAANVDSVPELGKNQHPERQLPQTTLENREKPHHNTSDDPIVSSNGGERRHPCSDCGKNFSRVYHLKRHQRTHTGEKPHRCSDCGKSYSQSYDLKIHHQRKHMKGKYFHCNHCEERFSKPEDLNTHMHVHAGEKPYLCPDCGKRFQLLNAFEMHQQKHTLGLLECSYCGKSFSKVDKLKLHQRTHTGEKHFRCPDCGKSFTRSDLLKSHQRTHKKEGDCPNCDKSFSEPVDLKIHMEVHSQERPHLCPDCGKRFKLLWSLKKHQRKHTEKISPREKRHHCSDCDKSFTRGYHLKRHRETHTGEKPYHCSNCDKSFAGKERLKQHQLTHKEKKHHRCSRCDKRFPDMAKLRSHLPVHSVELALHCSDCGKYFLNKAKFERHQKIHTGSGKIPFLCTDCGEGFTNLRQLEDHQRTHTGEKPYCCTDCGKSFAHEKTFKCHKQAHKFKLSGERAAYPCSECGNTFSRSCDVMSHVRRVHNKERPFQCSCCGKRFFQKNSLTIHMRMHTGEKPYHCSECGQSFSQMNDRKRHQKRQHSGEET, encoded by the exons atgacgcgGAGACTActatttttcactttaaaa GCAGAGGAGATGGACACCCCAGAAGACCTGCAAGATGACAACCTGATCGAGCGGGACCACTTCCACAGTTCTAATAATGAGCAGCAAGATGGACATTTGGCAGTTAGGAGGAATGTTATATTAGAACGAACAAAATTCAACCAAAgacaacaggaagcaggagaGACAGCTGATGATTTTATCTCTGCACTTCATTGTTTGTCAGAACATTGCGGTTATGGAGCTCTGCTCAGTGAGATGATAAGAGACCGACTAGTCGCAGGCTTACATGACAGAAGATTATCCAAGCAATTACAAATTGACCCAGAACTCACACTGGATAAAGCTGTCACACGCATTCGTCAAACTGAACTTGTGAAAAATCCACAGGACCTGCCGGAGTATACCTTCAAAGCTGTCAGCAGTGCAGCAAATGTAGAGAGTGTGCTTTCACATAGCAAACAGCAATGCCCAGCCAATGTCCAGTGCCAATCAGAGAAGAATCAAAACTCAGAAAGACCACAACAACCTCAAACAACGCAGGAGAATGCAGAAGATCCCCTAGATACTAATGACACTGATGGCTTCAGTCCTGGAGGAGAAAAGCCTCACTACTGCGCCTACTGTGGTAGGAGCTTTCAAAAAGTAAGGGATCTTATAAGACACCAGCGAACACATACTGGAGAGAAGCCTCACAACTGCTCTGATTGCAACAGAAGTTTTGCTCGATTAGATAATCTCAAGTCACACCAAAAAATACATGTGAAAGACAAACATAATTTTCACTCCACTAAATGTGTGGAAAGCTTTGTCCTATTGGAGAAGCTTGAAAAACACCTGCTGGAGAATACCTTCAAAGCTACCAGCAGTGCAGCAAATGTAGACAGTGTGCCTGAACTTGGTAAAAATCAGCACCCAGAAAGACAACTGCCCCAAACAACtctggagaacagagagaagccTCATCATAATACTTCCGATGACCCTATTGTGAGTTCTAATGGAGGTGAGAGGCGTCATCCCTGCTCCGACTGTGGGAAGAACTTTTCACGAGTTTATCATCTTAAAAGACACCAACGAACACATACGGGAGAGAAGCCTCATCGCTGCTCTGATTGTGGCAAAAGTTATTCTCAGTCGTATGATCTGAAAATACACCACCAGCGAAAGCATATGAAAGGGAAATACTTCCACTGCAATCATTGTGAAGAACGTTTCTCCAAACCAGAGGatctgaacacacacatgcatgtacatgCTGGAGAAAAGCCATACCTTTGCCcagactgtgggaagagattccAGTTGTTAAATGCATTTGAAATGCACCAACAAAAACATACTTTGGGGCTTCTTGAGTGCTCTTATTGTGGTAAAAGTTTTTCTAAGGTGGATAAACTTAAACTACACCAGCGAACGCATACGGGAGAGAAACATTTTCGCTGCCCTGATTGTGGGAAAAGTTTTACCCGCTCGGATCTTCTGAAAAGTCACCAGAGGACACATAAGAAAGAGGGTGATTGTCCTAACTGTGATAAAAGCTTTTCTGAACCAGTAGACCTAAAAATACACATGGAAGTACATAGTCAAGAAAGGCCTCACCTTTGCCCcgactgtgggaagagattcaaACTGTTATGGTCGTTGAAAAAGCACCAGCGAAAACACACAGAGAAGATCTCACCAAGGGAAAAGCGTCACCACTGTTCCGACTGCGATAAGAGTTTTACGCGCGGATATCATCTTAAAAGACATCgggaaacacacacaggagaaaagccttaccactgctctaaTTGTGACAAAAGCTTTGCAGGAAAGGAGAGGCTTAAACAACATCAACTAACACACAAGGAAAAGAAACATCACCGCTGTTCAAGGTGTGATAAAAGATTTCCTGACATGGCAAAACTACGATCACACCTTCCAGTACATTCCGTAGAACTGGCACTCCACTGTTCTGACTGTGGAAAGTATTTCTTAAACAAGGCAAAGTTTGAAAGACACCAAAAAATACACACTGGAAGTGGAAAAATACCATTCCTCTGCACTGACTGCGGGGAGGGTTTTACAAATTTGCGTCAGTTGGAAGaccaccagagaacacacactgggGAGAAACCGTACTGCTGCACTgattgtgggaagagttttgcacATGAAAAAACATTTAAGTGTCACAAGCAAGCGCACAAGTTCAAACTCTCTGGAGAAAGAGCAGCCTATCCTTGCTCGGAATGTGGAAATACTTTTTCTCGTTCATGTGATGTGATGAGTCATGTGAGAAGGGTGCATAATAAAGAGAGACCTTTTCAGTGCTCCTGCTGTGGAAAAAGATTTTTCCAAAAGAACTCACTCACAATACATATGAGAATGCACACTGGGGAGAAACCGTACCACTGCTCAGAATGTGGACAAAGCTTCTCCCAAATGAACGACAGAAAACGCCACCAGAAGAGGCAACACTCTGGAGAGGAGACTTGA
- the LOC118936281 gene encoding oocyte zinc finger protein XlCOF6-like isoform X1 has protein sequence MAELEEAGLPQPMQENRDEEEPGNSMAEEMDTPEDLQDDNLIERDHFHSSNNEQQDGHLAVRRNVILERTKFNQRQQEAGETADDFISALHCLSEHCGYGALLSEMIRDRLVAGLHDRRLSKQLQIDPELTLDKAVTRIRQTELVKNPQDLPEYTFKAVSSAANVESVLSHSKQQCPANVQCQSEKNQNSERPQQPQTTQENAEDPLDTNDTDGFSPGGEKPHYCAYCGRSFQKVRDLIRHQRTHTGEKPHNCSDCNRSFARLDNLKSHQKIHVKDKHNFHSTKCVESFVLLEKLEKHLLENTFKATSSAANVDSVPELGKNQHPERQLPQTTLENREKPHHNTSDDPIVSSNGGERRHPCSDCGKNFSRVYHLKRHQRTHTGEKPHRCSDCGKSYSQSYDLKIHHQRKHMKGKYFHCNHCEERFSKPEDLNTHMHVHAGEKPYLCPDCGKRFQLLNAFEMHQQKHTLGLLECSYCGKSFSKVDKLKLHQRTHTGEKHFRCPDCGKSFTRSDLLKSHQRTHKKEGDCPNCDKSFSEPVDLKIHMEVHSQERPHLCPDCGKRFKLLWSLKKHQRKHTEKISPREKRHHCSDCDKSFTRGYHLKRHRETHTGEKPYHCSNCDKSFAGKERLKQHQLTHKEKKHHRCSRCDKRFPDMAKLRSHLPVHSVELALHCSDCGKYFLNKAKFERHQKIHTGSGKIPFLCTDCGEGFTNLRQLEDHQRTHTGEKPYCCTDCGKSFAHEKTFKCHKQAHKFKLSGERAAYPCSECGNTFSRSCDVMSHVRRVHNKERPFQCSCCGKRFFQKNSLTIHMRMHTGEKPYHCSECGQSFSQMNDRKRHQKRQHSGEET, from the exons ATGGCGGAACTTGAGGAAGCAGGACTACCCCAACCAATGCAGGAGAACCGAGATGAAGAGGAGccgggcaattccatg GCAGAGGAGATGGACACCCCAGAAGACCTGCAAGATGACAACCTGATCGAGCGGGACCACTTCCACAGTTCTAATAATGAGCAGCAAGATGGACATTTGGCAGTTAGGAGGAATGTTATATTAGAACGAACAAAATTCAACCAAAgacaacaggaagcaggagaGACAGCTGATGATTTTATCTCTGCACTTCATTGTTTGTCAGAACATTGCGGTTATGGAGCTCTGCTCAGTGAGATGATAAGAGACCGACTAGTCGCAGGCTTACATGACAGAAGATTATCCAAGCAATTACAAATTGACCCAGAACTCACACTGGATAAAGCTGTCACACGCATTCGTCAAACTGAACTTGTGAAAAATCCACAGGACCTGCCGGAGTATACCTTCAAAGCTGTCAGCAGTGCAGCAAATGTAGAGAGTGTGCTTTCACATAGCAAACAGCAATGCCCAGCCAATGTCCAGTGCCAATCAGAGAAGAATCAAAACTCAGAAAGACCACAACAACCTCAAACAACGCAGGAGAATGCAGAAGATCCCCTAGATACTAATGACACTGATGGCTTCAGTCCTGGAGGAGAAAAGCCTCACTACTGCGCCTACTGTGGTAGGAGCTTTCAAAAAGTAAGGGATCTTATAAGACACCAGCGAACACATACTGGAGAGAAGCCTCACAACTGCTCTGATTGCAACAGAAGTTTTGCTCGATTAGATAATCTCAAGTCACACCAAAAAATACATGTGAAAGACAAACATAATTTTCACTCCACTAAATGTGTGGAAAGCTTTGTCCTATTGGAGAAGCTTGAAAAACACCTGCTGGAGAATACCTTCAAAGCTACCAGCAGTGCAGCAAATGTAGACAGTGTGCCTGAACTTGGTAAAAATCAGCACCCAGAAAGACAACTGCCCCAAACAACtctggagaacagagagaagccTCATCATAATACTTCCGATGACCCTATTGTGAGTTCTAATGGAGGTGAGAGGCGTCATCCCTGCTCCGACTGTGGGAAGAACTTTTCACGAGTTTATCATCTTAAAAGACACCAACGAACACATACGGGAGAGAAGCCTCATCGCTGCTCTGATTGTGGCAAAAGTTATTCTCAGTCGTATGATCTGAAAATACACCACCAGCGAAAGCATATGAAAGGGAAATACTTCCACTGCAATCATTGTGAAGAACGTTTCTCCAAACCAGAGGatctgaacacacacatgcatgtacatgCTGGAGAAAAGCCATACCTTTGCCcagactgtgggaagagattccAGTTGTTAAATGCATTTGAAATGCACCAACAAAAACATACTTTGGGGCTTCTTGAGTGCTCTTATTGTGGTAAAAGTTTTTCTAAGGTGGATAAACTTAAACTACACCAGCGAACGCATACGGGAGAGAAACATTTTCGCTGCCCTGATTGTGGGAAAAGTTTTACCCGCTCGGATCTTCTGAAAAGTCACCAGAGGACACATAAGAAAGAGGGTGATTGTCCTAACTGTGATAAAAGCTTTTCTGAACCAGTAGACCTAAAAATACACATGGAAGTACATAGTCAAGAAAGGCCTCACCTTTGCCCcgactgtgggaagagattcaaACTGTTATGGTCGTTGAAAAAGCACCAGCGAAAACACACAGAGAAGATCTCACCAAGGGAAAAGCGTCACCACTGTTCCGACTGCGATAAGAGTTTTACGCGCGGATATCATCTTAAAAGACATCgggaaacacacacaggagaaaagccttaccactgctctaaTTGTGACAAAAGCTTTGCAGGAAAGGAGAGGCTTAAACAACATCAACTAACACACAAGGAAAAGAAACATCACCGCTGTTCAAGGTGTGATAAAAGATTTCCTGACATGGCAAAACTACGATCACACCTTCCAGTACATTCCGTAGAACTGGCACTCCACTGTTCTGACTGTGGAAAGTATTTCTTAAACAAGGCAAAGTTTGAAAGACACCAAAAAATACACACTGGAAGTGGAAAAATACCATTCCTCTGCACTGACTGCGGGGAGGGTTTTACAAATTTGCGTCAGTTGGAAGaccaccagagaacacacactgggGAGAAACCGTACTGCTGCACTgattgtgggaagagttttgcacATGAAAAAACATTTAAGTGTCACAAGCAAGCGCACAAGTTCAAACTCTCTGGAGAAAGAGCAGCCTATCCTTGCTCGGAATGTGGAAATACTTTTTCTCGTTCATGTGATGTGATGAGTCATGTGAGAAGGGTGCATAATAAAGAGAGACCTTTTCAGTGCTCCTGCTGTGGAAAAAGATTTTTCCAAAAGAACTCACTCACAATACATATGAGAATGCACACTGGGGAGAAACCGTACCACTGCTCAGAATGTGGACAAAGCTTCTCCCAAATGAACGACAGAAAACGCCACCAGAAGAGGCAACACTCTGGAGAGGAGACTTGA